In Leptolyngbya sp. NIES-2104, the genomic window GCAGTAGGATTGTCGCCGGAATTGAAGCAACAGGGCTATGCACTTTTATGTGTGAGCTATGCGCGATCGGATATCGAAGTCGAAACACAAGATGAAGATGAAGTGTACGAACTGCAATTCGGGCGCTTTTTTGGCAAAGGTCGGGTGAAGCGGGGATTGCCATTAGATGAGGAATAAGCCATGAGTGTGTCGATCGCGAAATGGACACTAGATGAATATCATCAAATGATCGAGGCGGGCATTTTGGACGATCGCCGCGTGGAACTATTGCGAGGAGAAATTATCGAAATGCCGCCAGAAGGAGAACCTCATGCGTTTGACTCGAACGAAGCGTTCAAATATCTGCTGAAAGTTTTGGATGGTTTAGCAGATGTTCGCGCTGATAAACCGATTACGTTACCAAACCAGTCAGAACCGGAACCGGATTTGGCAATTGTTCAAGATCTCGGACGTGAATATCGGAGCCATCATCCATATCCTGAAAACATTTTTTGGGTGATCGAGTATTCTAATTCCAGCTTGAGCAAAGATCTTGAGAGTAAGCGCAAAATCTACGCTGAAGTTGGAATTCGTGAATATTGGGTGGTAAACCTCAAAAAGTCAGAATTGATCGTGTTTCGTGATCCGCAGAATGGGGATTACAGTTCGGAGACGAAGTTCACGACGGGAACGATCGCGCCTTTTGCATTTCCTGAAACAGAAATTTCAATCGATCGCGTTCTCAACAGTTAGAGGATGGTCTTACAATAGGGCGAACGCTGTGGATTTCAGAACGTATGAAGACATTCCAGGCGATTCGCGGTCTTTTGCCGCTGATCAAGCTATATCCTTGGGCGATTCCAGCGATCGTGGTTTTAGGCATTTTGTCTTCTCTGTCTGAAGGCTTCGGTATTAGTCTATTCATTCCGCTCCTTCAAAGCGTTCAACAGACCGACGCTTCGAGTGGAAACTTTTTCCTTGGCTCGATTCATCAGCTTTTCTCTGGAATTCCAGACGAGTCTCGATTTGTATTTATCGCTGGATTTATTTTTGTCTGTATTCTACTGAAATCTATATTGACCTACAGTAATACGGTGCTGTTTGCTTGGTTGAATTCTCAGATTAGTCACAGACTACGATCGAACATTTTCAACCAGCTTCTGAGTGTGAGCTACAGCTATCTAGAGCGCAATGATACCGGAAAGTTTATCAATACACTCGCAACCGAAACTTGGCAAACTAGCCGAGCGCTGAGTATCTTTGTCAATTTGATTATCGATAGCTGTACGGTTTTAGTGTTTGCTGTGTTTTTGCTGCTGATTTCGTGGCAGTTAACAATTTGGGTGAGTATTGCGATCGTGCTGATTTCGATCACGATTCAGATTGTGACGCGGCAGGTGAAATCGATCGGTCAAGCGGCAGTGCAGGCGAATCAATCGCTTGCCGATCGTATGTGGGAAGGATTGGGCGGAATGCGCGTGATTCGGGCATTTGGACGGGAGCGCTATGAGCAACAGCGGTTCGATCGAGCATCAGAACGAGTGCGGCGATCGTTCTTTAAGCTAGAAATGCTTTCCGGAATTGTCAGTCCTTTATCAGAAACATTGTCCGCAGCATTGCTTTTATTGATTCTGGTCATTGCACTGAGAGCAAATCAAACAGCGTTACCAACCTTACTTACGTTTGTGTTTATTCTGTATCGATTGCAGCCGAAGGTGAAGCAAATAGACGCGGCGCGTGTGGCGTTGGCGAGTTTGATGAGTTCGGTTGCGGAAGTGATGGCACTGCTCGATCGCGCTGATAAACCTTATTTGATCTCCGGGCACATTCCGTTTCAGGGATTAGAGCGGGAGATTTGGTTTAGAGGAGTTAGCTTTCACTACAATGCTCATGAGCCGTCTGCTGTTCAAAATATTTCGCTGTGCATTCCACAAGGAAAAACGACGGCATTTGTGGGACCGTCTGGCGCAGGAAAATCGACGCTGATTAGTTTGCTGTGTCGGTTTTTTGATCCCACGATCGGAGAAATCTATATCGATGGTTGTCCGTTGAAACAGCTTCGGTTGGAGGCGTGGCGCGATCGACTTG contains:
- a CDS encoding Uma2 family endonuclease; amino-acid sequence: MSVSIAKWTLDEYHQMIEAGILDDRRVELLRGEIIEMPPEGEPHAFDSNEAFKYLLKVLDGLADVRADKPITLPNQSEPEPDLAIVQDLGREYRSHHPYPENIFWVIEYSNSSLSKDLESKRKIYAEVGIREYWVVNLKKSELIVFRDPQNGDYSSETKFTTGTIAPFAFPETEISIDRVLNS
- a CDS encoding ABC transporter ATP-binding protein, which encodes MKTFQAIRGLLPLIKLYPWAIPAIVVLGILSSLSEGFGISLFIPLLQSVQQTDASSGNFFLGSIHQLFSGIPDESRFVFIAGFIFVCILLKSILTYSNTVLFAWLNSQISHRLRSNIFNQLLSVSYSYLERNDTGKFINTLATETWQTSRALSIFVNLIIDSCTVLVFAVFLLLISWQLTIWVSIAIVLISITIQIVTRQVKSIGQAAVQANQSLADRMWEGLGGMRVIRAFGRERYEQQRFDRASERVRRSFFKLEMLSGIVSPLSETLSAALLLLILVIALRANQTALPTLLTFVFILYRLQPKVKQIDAARVALASLMSSVAEVMALLDRADKPYLISGHIPFQGLEREIWFRGVSFHYNAHEPSAVQNISLCIPQGKTTAFVGPSGAGKSTLISLLCRFFDPTIGEIYIDGCPLKQLRLEAWRDRLAIVSQDIYMFSTTIRENIAYGRLDATDDEIITAAQLANADEFIRQLPSGYDTHIGDRGVRLSGGQRQRIALARAIIRDPEILILDEATNALDSIAEDLIQEALKTLSRNRTVIVIAHRLSTIEQADQIIVLNQGQVVEQGNLQQLLEHRGLFTQLYQLQNRQK